The DNA sequence cacccatgagagagagagagacatcatggctttcaaacgagcaaagtggcagttggtcaaggccacacccccaccctccaccttgccccgcctctctcctcctcagtagctacagacacagaaatggtacatcctaaggaaagctcattgtgggactggctctagtggctgtaattctgtaccaaggctgaatttcgggaaagatacttcagatacagtattaggggaccactaaggtctatataaaagagacttcagatacagtattaggggaccactaaggtctatataaaagagacttcagatacagtattaggggaccactaaggtctatataaaagagacttcagatacagtattaggggaccactaaggtctatataaaagagacttcagatacagtattaggggaccactaaggtctatataaaagagacttcagatacagtagtaggggaccactaagatctatataaaagagacttcagatacagtattaggggaccactgaggcctatataaaagcatccaaagagcaccatgtcattgtACCTTTAATAATGTTAGAGTGGCATTCAACACACCTTTGGCTAgttatttgatgtttttgtgagtTATTAATGGGTTTTGGAGATTTATGTgaaaaaaatatgcaaataacttaacacatttatttaacagTGAGATAACTTTTTCACAAAGTAAAGACCCAATATGTGTGTACAGCACCTTATCTGCCCTAACTGTGACATCATAGTTGAGTCCACATGGTCTGCATTTTAATTTTGTACAATTTAATTGTTTGTCAAAATGTGGGCCATGTATACTTAGGAGGAAACCACGTTTTGGTGCTGACATTTAGCACTGTACCCCAGTCACAGATTGTGCTTTTAAAGTACTTGAACGGCACAAGCATCTCCACTCTTGACAATGgaacagacatttaaaaaagagcTTCAGTACAAAAGCAAAGCAGTTATATACTGTAACAACCAGGCAAATAAAGGCATTCACACTGACATTTACCAAGAAGCTGAGAGCTTCCAACAGTACAATATTACAACACAAgcccacacacaaactcaccgATTATCACTGTCACCTTGAATATAAAATAGAGGTAGAAGCGTAAAACGTAATCCTACTGATGCAATCAAAAGTGGTGTTGACTGTCAATGTGAAAGTTCACTctcaatcattaaaaaaaaaaagtttctggcATTAAGGATATCCAGTAATTTGGAATAAATCGTTTTGTAATCATAAAGAAGTCTTACATAATGTAAGGCAGAAAAGATATAACTAGAAACGATATGATCATCAGCAGTAAAGGACCTGAGGGAGTattttttctgtgcttttcaAGGAACGTGGGCCGATTTTGTCAGAAATGCTTGAAAAAATGTGAACTCTCGCTTTAAAACTTCCTCAGATCTTCCTCAGATCCACTGTCACAGAAGCAGCTCCCTGTGGCAACACATATATGTACACTTTGGTTCACCAATTTCACAGAAGTAAGATCTGAATTCTGTGTTATCATAGACTTTGATCAGGCCTACAGCAAATGTAATGTTTAACTCAACTCACATAGTCAGTGTTTGATCCCTGACTTACCTTGACAAATATGCTAATTTAAGTTTACCTCTGGGGGAATCCTGAGAGTTCGTCCTATCTATCTTCTTTCACTCCTTTGATACAATTGAAAAAACGACAAGTCAAGCACAGAAAGATAATTCAGGAGGTAGAAAGACAGCAGATATAGGCTGACAATAGCAGAGCTTAAAACAGATTGACATGCTTCATGTCCTTTAAACAGCAACCCTCCCCACATTACATGCAGTTACTCCTTGGACCTCTCAACTCAGGGGCCGAATAGTGTCTCCTGCGGACTACCTCTGCTTCCTTCTTCTGGCCCCCTGCTTGCCGCTCTGGCCCTAGGGGAATCTGGGGTTGTGGTGCCTCTAAAGACTCACACCCTCCCTCTGACTTACTGGGTGAGGTTTTTGGCTCCAGTGTGGCCGACGCTGGAGGCTGGGGGGCTGAGATAGGGGTGAGAGCCAGGCAGACGTCCCCAACACTGAGCTGGCGGCAATGCAGGCCACAGAGACGGGCAGTCCTCTGAGGGCTGCAGGAGGACCAGCCTCTCCCACGCACAAAGAAGGGGTACTCCACGTAGACGTCCACCAACTCCTGGAGGAGGATGATACATATGTACAGGAAGATTAGACACCAAAATGCAGCATACGTAGATGTTCACTAGGGGGTGCTACTGTTCCAGTTTGAAGAacctttaaaaaagaagaagtattTATCTGAAGCATGCAATACATTCAGTAGAGACCTTTGATGAAAGCAGGCTTGTAATGATGAGCTATTTGCACAGTTAACACCATTATCCCTGACCTATAACTGAATGGTTGATGTCATTTTACCACATGCCAAACACAAAGATAGGTTAACGTCCTGccataatgtttaaatataacTATTTTGGAAATTTTATTTGCAATTTTGACCCTATGAGTCAAGTGGCTTTGATGTTATTATAAAACATGTCAAATTACCTGTATGACACAAGCTTTGTTTGTAGAAAAATGAAACAATCCCAGCGACATCCGAGAGGTGGAATGCATTACTGTCTgtcacagttttgttttttaaatactaGGATTGTGGGCATCAGCACTTTCATTTCTACCAAAGACATTCAACTTTGACATGATCACATAATATAGTTTCAGTTTTTACAAAGGCTGCTTTATTTCCCAAAGCAGCTGGCTGGGTACTGTAGATTTTAGCAGACGTTACTGAAACCAAACCAGGTGGTGcagttggggactatttttagcAGTGGATTAATACAAATTTTGTGTGCTAGTATTTTATGGCACCAGGACATTGTATGTGGGAGGGTCCATTTTCATTGTCGTTTAGTTCAACGGTGTGGCTAATTTAtctattttaatagtttttggacaataGAGCTCTATGGAGCAGAGGAATACGATAATCAAgctttggctacacagacaATACTTGTTAGTAAGATTCTTTGTTGGTTTtggtattttatatatataatagtaaaGACTAAAGGCATTTTCTCATTAAGAATTTGAGAGGATTTAAGAATTTGTACAATGTATCTTAACCCCATTTAAAcagttaaagtgcccatattatgaaaaaaatcactttttctgggatttggggtgttattttgtgtctctggtgcttccacatgcatacaaactttgcaaaaaaaaacatccatgctgttttgagtgagatatggtttctgaatgtgtcctgccttcagtctccgggtgagctgttcaaaatctgcacggctttctacatcACTGGCCGAAACAaggggcctagggggctaaGCGTTAGCATGttaatgctagcatgctagcgctagcaatGCTCGTTCGAATTCACCctaatatacaaaataaattgtatagaactacttccatgtccctgttctgaaggtattccacgcaaagttggaagtgcgccctcgtttagaagaagtctcccggctaatcctgccttgtacaggccgaagttggagaaacagctagctagctcatgtaatccttacctagctactgcgcatgagcgactgacaacaaagatgttacagaagttgagaggtctcactctgtagctaaaacagagacctgacacagggtgaaaagaggagctgcagcaatgtgcagtacaacaaaaatatggtgttatGGGAGATTGTACCACATCTCCCATATTACCTGAATGCAACATTTGGTCGATATAATgcgtaagaaaaaaaaatgccagcTACATGGAAAGGGTCTGTTGAGAATGGTGAATACTACTATGTGATTTTCCTTCACCTGGGACGGCTGGTCGTGAAGCAGGATAAGGAGCCGCGAAATGGAGGCGGAGGAGGCCGAAGGAGAGATGCTTTGCACCGTGCAGCAGCTCAGGCGCAGGTCTGGACAGGCCAGTGATCCCAGCAGGAAGTCTTCCGTCTGCAGGTGTTCCACGCTCCTCAGCCGCCCGTCTCTGAGCTCGATCAGAGAGCCTGCCATAAAGTGAGGGAGCAGCCAGGGAAAGTGGttaggagaggaagaggaggaagaagccTGCTCAGAAGAGGGCAGAGCAGGAGATCTGGATGCGTCCTCCTTCATGGAGGTGTATGTGTTGCTTGAGTTGTCGTCAGGGGAAACTCTTATGAAGGAATGTCCAGAAGTGGGATGTTTGACACCCTTTGCTGATTTGTGCAACACATCATATTGCATTTTAAGGTCCTCATGCGAAGAGTGAGGTAGGCATGTGCTCAATGATGGAGGACTTGCTTTTTCAACCCTGGGGAAATGCTCAGCTTTTATGTCTCTTCTCTTCACGTATGGTCCTTTATTCCTCACATtgctctgcctctctgtgtTTAAACTCTTGTCCCTTAATGTCTTCAGCTGCTCCCAGCCATACCCTCCACCCACCCTTTGGAAACCTTCAGTGACCAAGGAGACTGGGCTGAATCTGGAGGGATGGTGTGGATGGCCCAGGTGGAGTGCAGGTGTGTCGGACGAGTGGCCGTGGTGCTGATAGTAGTGAGAAAAAGCCCATGCAGGGTGCAGGGGGTTGAACTCTCTCCACTCTGCCAGGCCATGATGATCCCTGAACGCAGAGAGGTTGTGAGGTTTGGACCTGGCGGATGAGTGAGTCTGCATCCAGGGCTGGTACAGTGCAGGAACCCGTCTCGGTACGGGCTGGAAAGGGCCTGTGTGCTTTGTTTTAAACTCACTGTGGCTCTTGTAAGGGTAGGGTGCCTTGAATGTTGCAGCAtcgcagtgctgctgctgctgctgctgctgtggtgaGATCGGTCTTTGGTCCCTCTTTTTGAGTGGGAGTCTGTCCCTGTCTGGGACTAGAGCTGGGTTTGGTGTGAAGCTCATTGGCTCACGCTGCCTGTCACTCACACTGGCACTGCATGCCCCCCTGCAGAAGTTGAGGAGGTGTTGTGGTCATGTGACACAGACTACAGTCTCTTGGCAAGCGCTGCGGAGAGTTAGGTCCAAGGTCGTCACGATCTATGAAGTAGAAGAAACAACAAATATCGGTGCACTTAATATCCTTGCAAAAGAGGCGTCAAGCAAGAAAATCAATTGAGTTTCTGTTTagactctctctttctctgtctgtcactttctctctcttgatAAATGACATAACTTTCTCCACGCCAACCACCAACTGCCACACTGAAGGGGTTTAGTTTGATGGACAAGTCCCCAAAAGTTACTATGGTTACAAAGTACTGTACTGCACAGTGTGGCTGTGAAGGAACGGACATAATTTGACACAACAATGCAAAGTTTGGGGGGTGATTAATTAGAGGTTAGCTTTGATCACGACATTAATGATATAATTTAATCCAGTTTTCATGGGGACATTTTCCAATAGAAACAAAGGGAAGTGTGTGTATTCAGTGACTGAATAGGTGCAGGATGTTAAACCCTGCATCTTTCTCGTGGGACTGAAGTGCTCTCCAACACCTTAAGCTATAGAAACCCCATCATCCTCcttacatgcatgcacaataGTGAATCAGTTCGTAAAGGGGGGCTAATATAACCACCTtgtggctacacacacacatgcacgcacgcacgcacgcacgcacaaacacttTCTGCCCTATCCAATGACTACAGACACATTACAGTATTTATACAAAGTGATGCAGGGAAGTAAAGAGCAGTGCAGGAGTTTTACAGCCTGTCAATGCAAAGCTCATCTCAATGCCCTGTATTATGTAATCACCATAGCTGATCACCGCCGCTGAATGGACCTCTTTCACTCAGACAACACCCTCAC is a window from the Perca flavescens isolate YP-PL-M2 chromosome 4, PFLA_1.0, whole genome shotgun sequence genome containing:
- the LOC114553748 gene encoding uncharacterized protein LOC114553748, translated to MSFTPNPALVPDRDRLPLKKRDQRPISPQQQQQQQHCDAATFKAPYPYKSHSEFKTKHTGPFQPVPRRVPALYQPWMQTHSSARSKPHNLSAFRDHHGLAEWREFNPLHPAWAFSHYYQHHGHSSDTPALHLGHPHHPSRFSPVSLVTEGFQRVGGGYGWEQLKTLRDKSLNTERQSNVRNKGPYVKRRDIKAEHFPRVEKASPPSLSTCLPHSSHEDLKMQYDVLHKSAKGVKHPTSGHSFIRVSPDDNSSNTYTSMKEDASRSPALPSSEQASSSSSSPNHFPWLLPHFMAGSLIELRDGRLRSVEHLQTEDFLLGSLACPDLRLSCCTVQSISPSASSASISRLLILLHDQPSQELVDVYVEYPFFVRGRGWSSCSPQRTARLCGLHCRQLSVGDVCLALTPISAPQPPASATLEPKTSPRVKEDR